One Hordeum vulgare subsp. vulgare chromosome 4H, MorexV3_pseudomolecules_assembly, whole genome shotgun sequence DNA window includes the following coding sequences:
- the LOC123447337 gene encoding putative lipid-transfer protein DIR1, protein MAGDRKALALTLLIVVVAVAVVGARAVCDMENDDFMACQPAAAATTDPQPAPSEACCATLGKADLRCLCSYKNSPWLSLYNIDPKRAMELPAKCGLTTPPDC, encoded by the coding sequence ATGGCCGGCGACAGGAAGGCGCTGGCGCTCACGttgctcatcgtcgtcgtcgccgtggcCGTCGTGGGGGCGCGCGCGGTGTGCGACATGGAGAACGACGACTTCATGGCGTgccagccggcggcggcggcgacgacggaccCGCAGCCGGCGCCGTCGGAGGCGTGCTGCGCGACGCTGGGGAAGGCGGACCTCCGGTGCCTCTGCTCCTACAAGAACTCCCCCTGGCTCAGCCTCTACAACATCGACCCCAAGCGCGCCATGGAGCTGCCGGCCAAGTGCGGACTCACCACGCCGCCCGACTGCTAG